The Glycine soja cultivar W05 chromosome 19, ASM419377v2, whole genome shotgun sequence genomic sequence TGTGGAACAAAAGTCATAAACCCATAATGAACATacctaatttaaattatgaaatgtTACTATACTCACCACTGAGTAAGAtcttcattcattttctttggaTTTTTTTCAGAAGCTGTTGTATTCACCACTGGGTAAAATATTCATCCTCCAACCCGATGAGAAGACATCTCCTCCACATCCTTTACTCCCTCGAGGAAGTGCCTTCTATGCCCTGGACAATACTAAAGGTGGATATTCTCCAAGTGTTCTTAGAACCTTCCTGAATCAACCACACCCTATTGATACACTAAGTGATCCAACAGCATATGGTTCAGAAGGCACAATCCTAAGAGACCACGACTCCAGCAACTACCTCAAAGCCATCAACGGAGTCTTGAGGAAACATTCAAAGATTACCGTTGGCAGAATGAGGAAGCAAAGGATTAATCAGTTGTGGCCTCTGTTGACATCACCATCTCCACACTCTTGGAGCCATGAACAGAACTTGGAGAGATGCAGCTTGAGGACAAAGGAGATAGTTACAGGGGTTTAAAGAAAAGCCTTTCTTTTGAGGTTCCCACAGATCATGATCatgatcaaattaattaaaatcatggAATTGATTAGCAAACTACATCATTTTATTCTATGTACATCCCTAAATAACTAGTGTAGTATGTATCCATTATTCCATATTTGAAAACCTTGTGCATATAAATGTCGATAAGTCCTATAGAAAATAGAACAAAATTGTCTACTGGTTTTCCATGAAGCAATCTAGTACTATCTTGTTACTGCCATTGAGAATCGCAAGTGTAATCTTTTAACTAGACAGACGAATAAATACTCACCAAACCAAGTTATGAGTTTCTTATTATTTGGATTTTCAGCATAAATTAACATCATAATCACTTCGCATAAGATTGTAAGAGAAGTTGCCAAAACTGTTTAACATCATAATCTCGCCAACTAGAAGTATAACAACATTTTTCATGAAATATCTAGCAGAGGCCCTACACTACAAGTTACAACAAACACtataagagaaagagaaggtgCCAAGATATGTGAATTCTGAACCTAAGCGAGTTTTGGGATTTGATTTGATTGGGTAACAATAGAGTCCAGAATTATCTTGAATGAAAACTAATCACCGAGTACTGCATCATCTTTGCCATCAGATCAGTGATACTCATCCTAAAACAAAGTGAGTTGATCACCTGTCTGTAGGAGTAAGAAGAATCAGCGGATGAGCAAAAGTTCTTTCCTTCCAAGTGTGGATGGGCtgagaaaaaaatgtgttgAAAAGCAAGGAGAGAATCCCGCCAGACCACACTGATCAGCTGGCAATAGAGAAACAGACGCTTGAGTGTACGTTTCCAATGTGATCACATGTGTCAAGaacgatttatttatttaatggaaGAACTCATTTCAATTCCTAGAGTGTTCAAAATTTCTTTGCCAGTGACAGTCATATACCAGAACGAAATTAATCTCCCAGACCTGAGATCCAGAGAAAGAGACACAGggagagaaaaaattgaaaatggaaaaaaaaatataatagtaatctttctttttgaatgGGTCTCATAATGGATTTCGAATTAGTGTTTTGGCATTCCCTTGATGTTGAATTCGCCGACTTGTTCTTGTTCTGTAGTTTTACTTTTACAACAACAAAGAGTAACTTTGTCTTCTTTTTGCTTTGTGGAAGAATCTTTGTCCACCATGTCTTGTTCCGTGGCGTCTAATAATGAGAATTGGATCTTACGGTTTCTAAGTAATCTCAGCACAACACTGCAGTCTGCTATCATGTAATCACGCCATTTTTTTCTGAATAGGACTGTAGCtcattcttctttcatttcagACTCTAGCCCTTACTTGGAAAtgtctgtttttttattattattaacgtGTCGCAAAACTGGGGAAAATTAAGAAGATTTTCTATcatatcataaaattttatacttaGAAGAAGGagcaatataaacaaaaaaaaatattttgtttcatttgttcattattttttaatcataaaatataagattaattaagtttttaatccctcaaattgatttttacaatttttaattttttattatttttagttcctctattttttttatttatatttaatctcttatttatttttattattcaaaattagtcattattttattcatttttaatttttaatttattttatatttaaaactaattttaaacaataaaaataaataagaaatttaaaataagtaaaaaaattaaaagtgatgacaaaaaattaataaaaaattaacttttataaaaaaaaatgaaagattaaaaattgGAAACTGAAAAACTcgaaggattaaaaaaaacttaattaatcctaaaatataaaatgaagatgcagattatatttaaaAGGTAAGTCGAGGAATCCAGTTCTGGGTTGGCGGAGATGAGATATATGCTAATGTGTGACTATGGCTGGTCCTGGCCACAATACTGTGACTAATAGTTgccaaaaaaatgtaataaactaATGATGCATGTGGCGTGCATGTCAGGGTCAGGGACGATacgaatataaaagaaaatcaacaaCTTGTGACTGCAACTGCGTTACACCACTTTAGTCAATTTCTTTAGATCCTCTTAAAATATGTATTATGTCAATCAATGTCACGTATGCGTCATTTACTCAAATTAATAATGTTACTTGTATATTCTatcaatgttttttaaatttaaaaaaaagcttgcaaactagatattttttttaatattaaatatctttaatgtaatttttcagACGGTAGTTGAAATagttttgaaatataattatatcttaatgtaatttttttcttctctctcaagtattttgtttttaaaagaaaactatagaaatattttttttttaattttgggctTGTATGggaatattttctaaaattgaaGAAAACGTATATATTAACActactttcattttttagtaaagagttttttttctattgttgaaaactaatttttgttttaccaAAGGGTTTGGACCTAGTGAAAAGAACTACTAATATTCCATAAGTGAATCAagattgaaatttttgttggaaaaaatATTCACATTTTATATTTCCAATATGATTTCATATAAAGGAGAagattatgagaaaaaaaattgatttttttaaaataatgaaacaaaaaaaaaacttatttaattaatgtcGTTCTTAAATGATCTTCAAAAGCAGTATCTCTTTTAGCTttatacaacaaaaaaataaaacatctttatgttattttcgtttttcatttttaccCCTTATTTGTTTGAGTAGTAATGGATTAGacaaataaacaaaagagaTAGCTAAGATAGgaatgaatattaaacttcCCTATTTATTTGAAaggataaataagaaaaaaaattgttgtgagacttaaaaaaaattcctttccCAAATTGGAAAGAAGCGGGagaatttttttggtttattatatttttagaaaattataaattatttttatattaaaattattagattacaaaaattatacacttaattattacatatttttatagataaaaatattattttgtattatttatttattttttcactctcggtctctttctctcattcaaacaagtagagaacaattcttctacttctttctttcttatttttatctatctaaacattacatttttttaattccatTTCTATCAttcctatcctttttttttctgtttactCTTAATCCAAAAACTTATCAGTTTTTTGTTACTCATATTCTTCCATTCactatctcttttgttcagatgTTCCCCCATTCCTACCATTTCTATCAttcctatcttttttttttttctgtttactCTTAATCCAAAAACTTATCAGTTTTTTGTTACTCATATTCTTCCATTCACTATCTCTTTTGTTCGGATGTTCCCCCATTCCTACCATTTAAaacttagtttttgaaaaatattttataaataatagtccataaataagaactaaaaatgatactccataaataaaaattaaaattaaaatattttatccataattagttttcattatattttgtattttctttctctctatttCCATAAATTAAAAGACAAGACAGCCTGGCGGTACACACTACACAGTTCACAGTGCCATAAGCCATTGCGGCCCAAACTGAAGAAAGACTCTGTTACAGCCGTTGCGATACGCACTATACAGTTCACTCGTTATATAATCTCTTTGTTTAGGAGTGGATTTTCAAACTAATCTTTTTAATTgtgtatattaaatattttaatttctcaaaatttaaaattcataaataattttaaattaatcaaaaacgttaatttactttttaattttagtatacaatttcctttttttataaaaccatgaagtaacatttttttaatatcacacTTTTATAATTTCAAGTAATGAGAGGTATACTAGtagaaaaaaatactatacCTATCACCTACGTGTAAAACAGTTTTcttatgtattatttaattataatttatgatataatagatttgttaacttttaaattcCTTCTTatctcattataattttttaagttattttatacatattaagaaaaattaataaataaaataataattttaaaaattaatcttatcatcttatatttatttttaattttttaactcatatcattaatattataatattataagagatataaattaaaaaaataattaatgttatattaaaaataaaaataataattattttaagacatattttttttacccaaCAACTATTATGAAATAGGgagtaataattattataaaaattataataagattGTTCTAATGGGGTTTTACATTGTGGATACATAGTATACGAGTATAAATAACAGATGTTGGTTTGTTTAACCATTACTTGAAAGTTGGAAGAAAGATCCTTGACTTAGTGTAATATATATTTGCATTTGCATAGATTTAGatcctttttaattgaaaataattggagagtctttaattaataaattttcaaccattaaattaaattgaggggttaaatttgatcatatttccaattaaaaaatattattattttaaaaaatatcataattcagtaaatataacataaagtaaaatatataggAAAAAAGAATAAGATGAAGGGTAAAAAATAGCATGAATTATTagtaataaattattgatttgatTCCTATTTTTATAAGACATTGTAATATTAATCATCACATCACTCATCATGAAAGAGAAacaagttttattaattaaaaatactcatatttttatattttaattcaacaatttaaaatagtcagatttttgtattttaattcagcaaatataacataaaaagtaaaatatacaaaaaaaaaaaagaacaagatgAGGTGCAGAAAATAACATGAATTAAAGGTACACATACCTGATGAAGAAGTGCAGAAAATAGCGTGGACCAGAACCAAAAGAACAATGTAGAGGTAAAATCCATCTAAccaatattatttgtttaaattgagattatgcTCCATTCCCAGTCACTTTAGTCTCTCTTTTTCTTGAATGAGGCAAATCCTGAGTTCGTCGTGAGTCAGAGCTAGCTACCTTCACTTCACTCACTCTTTCACTTTGTGTTTCAGATTCAGCAGCAACTCTGCCCGCATGCGTGCGTGAGGTAAGGTAAGGTAATATACGCGTCGAGATCTGCTTTATTATTTCACATTTTCTGTCTTACTTCCCCTTTCCAAtactttctttctttgtctGAATCGTCGCCCAACGGAGTTTGTTCGCTCTCACTACCATTTACTGCGTCTAATTATTCTTGCAAAAACATACACTGCTTGTGACTTAACGTGGTTGTGGTTGTGAGCTATGTAATTATCACTACAACTTGTACATAATGTTATTGTTATCCGGTCTGTTTGTTAACGTGCTATagtaaaattctaaattaaatttgtattttgtttaagtatttttgtAAAACATGGAATTCAATTACTGCAATTGAACTCCCTTGTAGTTTAAATTactgaatatttattaaatgcCTCCACCCATCCATATTCATCTGAGTGTTTTTGAGAtggattttaaatttctttgtaGTTGGGTTTGTTGACTTCCAAGATCCATGTACCTGTCAAAGTGATTTGCTTTTGCTTTACAATATCTTCTTACTGTTGTTCAGTGTTCTTCGTTTCAGATGAAAACTACTTCAAATCAAGGTTGTTGTACACACATATGTAAAATATCTTGAATTCGAAGTGTGAAGGATTTGCTGAGTTTCCCAAAGACATGTGGTCAGCCTGTTTTCGGCAGAAATGAAGAACTCCCAGGTTGTCTCCAGTTATAATCCTTTTATTCTGTTATTTAGTTCGGATTATCCACAATGGTTATTGCCCTATGTCATTAATTTTATGCATCTACTGCACCTGACCATATTGGCAAACAAAATTAAGGATGGGAATGCCTGATGTTGGtccttttcaaaacaatttttgtaTACACACGATGGTATTCACTGGTGAAAGGACAAATTTTCCATAAGGGAAACTACTTACTTCAATCAATCAAATGCATATGATTCCTGGATTAGCTAAGCTTACAATGTCAAATATAGAAAACATTATTGGAcctttttattatattgaaGTTAATTAGCTTTTATGGATTGGCAGAGCACACAAGAATTACAGTCCCCGGCTCAAGCATCTCGTGAATCACAGAGTGAACAACCAAAAAATCACACTACTGATGCTCCTGTTACTGATTCGgtttcagcatctgcttcaagCAATGATAGCAAAAAAATTTCACGGCAGGATATAGATCTTGTAAGACAATCCATTGTTTGTAAACCATTTTAATCAACTTTGACTTTTCCCACTTGCTTTCCGTTTCTCATGCTTTTACAGGAAAATTTACAGAAGCTAATCTGGACTAAtctgtttttttcttctgttttttaatacatattcaaacaaattttgtaggtacaaaatttaatagaaaGGTGCCTAcaattatatatgaataaagATGAAGTGGTCAAAACACTCTTCGCTCGGGCAAAGATAGATCCTGGATTTACAACTCTGGGTAGCCATCTTGAAGTTTCtttcatgttattttatatatttcattctaacaatcataaaataaatctaTTGTGTCAGttgctcattttttttataaataaaatggtAATCTTTTACATGGGTTAATGGCAtggaaataaacataatttgatAGTTGAGAGTGAGACATGTTTCTATTGAAAAGAATGGCCTACACTGCAGTTTTATCTATTTTCCTTTATACATAGATGCCCTCAAATCTCATTGCCTTCtgtttgattcttttttctttttttaaaattcagtaTGGCAGAAGCTGGAAGAGGAGAACACTGATTTCTTTAGGGCCTACTATATCAGGCTAAAATTAAAAAGGCAAATACTTTTGTTCAATCATTTGCTTGAGCATCAGTATCATATGATGAAGTATCCCTTGCCTACAAAGATTCCACTGGCTCCCATACAGAATGGAGTCCATCCAATGCCTGGTAAATTCTTGCCTCATATTGTATTCTCTTCTCATGTTATGCAATAATTTTCTGAGTTTCTGACTATTATTCTTAGTACACTGCCAAATTCCTAGTCAACATGGAAAAAGTATTGATACACACTTCTTCATCCATATTATGAGAAAGAACAAATAGTGTGAAGATGCACAGGGTTCTTGAAAGTTCTTTAAATCCTTACAGACTTGATGATTTATAGGTGGGTCTTGGGTCTTTGCATATTGAGCAGGTTATTGACTCAGAAATCTCAAGATAGATAGATATGTGGAAATGGAATCAAACATCAGATTGAAACCTAATTTCTGTTACACATGAGCAAAACTCCTAAATCTCACAGTAGTGCTCATCAACAAATTAAAAGTAGTAAACTTTGACCAAATGAGATCTTCTGCAATTGCGAATTCAAACAAGGAAGACTTACCACAAGAATTTGCTCACAATTCTAGATACTCTTTCTAGCAAGATTTTATAACCCCTAAGAAGAAAAGATACTTTCCCCTGTGGagaaaagaatttgaaatttattattctaAGTAATGTTAACTCCCGAAATCAATAATTTCCCCACCTTATTTAAGCAAAATATAACTAACAAATTCAAGTCTTAATTAAATACCACTATATGGAAACAAGTCTAAACTATATCCAAAATCAACTAATAAAAGATTTTTGCAAAACTATTACAAGCcaagtcattttttttctttcaaatttccaTATTTATAACCAAAATATAGATATTAGCATCGAACAGATAGAGATAAGCATTGAGCACAAATTACATAAAGGCTTGCTGTCAGGTTGAGGGCATTTGGAAGTGCATTGAGCACAAATTGGGTAGCCACTGTTGGTGAAGAAATGCGCTGACACATGCAAGGCTGTGCAATTAGCAACATAAATGTGCTGAATGTGAGTTGATGTTGTGCTGATCTGAACACATATTTGCAATTTTCACCCACACTTCTATTTCAGAGCAATTTAAAGACCAAGAATTAGTGAAAATATGAAGAATTTCATTTACAAGATATTGATATATACACAAGTTAAATATACGAATTCCAGCTATAAATCTTACTAGATTCAACAATGTACTACACATAAACTCAATTCTCCACCTATATCTACATGTGTAGATTTATCTCCTTGCAAGGCCCATAATGCTAACACATAATTTAACACTAACAGTCCAAACTACTTCATTTAGTCTTCTAAAGCTTCAATCAAGTAGAACTATCCTGCCCCATTTCTCTCCAGGACTAGATTTGTATGAATTTCTGCAACTAGGTTTGTCATAGCTTCTTCAACTCTCTTAGCTCAAGCTCTTGTCATCAGACTACCATGAATCGCCAATGAATTACTTGTATTTGGCTGGTCTTTTTTGGTCTCCATCACTTATGCATGTTTTAAGGTTATAAGCTAAATGTCTAATATAACGCTAATGGCACCTCCCTCCCCGTTGAGAACACTGAAGAGCTAGAACAATGGCTCATAACCTAATTGATACTTGTGTGTTTTTATTTGCCATTCGCTTCTGGCATGAGATCAAGcttaatcatttttcttctttatagcTGTGTAAGTTCACCTGTTTCTGTTCTTCTCTTACATTTTTCTCTTGTCTTGTAATTCTACAACACCATTTGTTTGCAGTGCAGTCAACAACCTACCTATGGGATACCCTGTGCTACAGAAGTCTTCCATTCCTGCAGCTGGTCAACCACATCTTGACTCCATGGGTAGTGGTATATCAAGTTGTCATGTAGTTAATGGAGTCCTGGCATCAAGCAACTCCCATCCCATTAGAATTTCCGGGAATGGGTGAGAACTTGTCTGATCCTACACGCTTCTTCTATTTAGGCCTTGTGTTTTTCTAATGGCTTTGTATAGGTGGCATTTGTATTTCATTTTGTCTTAAATGTTTAAAATGATAGTTACTTGTTGTGCATAAGTAGCAACTGGTTTTTATCAATGAACTGCTTAGTGGCTTGGTTGATAATGTGTTTCATGCATTATGCTTAGAGTGTTGTGGTTGTTGTGTACTTAAATGTTAGTTAAATTGGTGGAACGTGGAACAACTTCCTTCCTCTTCCTTTATAGTAATTTGCTTGATGGAATAATGGTAGCTGCTTTTATCCTTCTTGAAGTATGGTGATGGACCACAGTGCTCCTGTTATTCCACCAAATAGTGCGATGTCATCCTTGTCAGAAATGCCAGTGAGTCCGACATCAGTAGCATCCAATGGTCATTTCCCCTTCACTCCATCAGAAATATCAGGAATGGGCACCGATACATCTATCCTTGATACGGCATTCACATCTGATGTGGCAAGCTCCGTAGGACTTCAACTTGCACCGGACAATGGCACGGGGATTTCCAGATCCCTGGATCAAATTCAGTGGAATTTTAGTCTATCTGACTTAACAGCAGATTTGTCAAACTTGGGAGGTAAATTCGTTTCTTTGCTCTGAGATCCATTTGTAGATAAATAGTCAAAGTTAACGTAATTGGAGGCCTTCTGGAAGTTATTTGAGATTTacaacttttgatgattttgagaACTTTGGCTTTTgttgtaattttctttttctttttaaatcttTACCCTGTGTGGACGTCTTCGTgctttatttatgaattatctTTCTATGCAGATCTAGGAGCTCTAGGAAACTATCCTGGTTCACCATTTATGCAGTCTGATTCAGATATTTTGCTTGAATCATCGGATCAAAAGGACATAGGTAAGTGtgcacacacgcacacacacatgtttatatgcatgtatgtcctttttttaatcttcaaattttataaatttggtGAATGGTATTGACTGAAATAGATTTAGATGGCAATCAAAAGGATCTACAAAATTATGAGCCTCCACAAGTGTACAAGGTACTCCATGGgaaaacagtaatgtcaagGTTTGCTTTAAAAGAAGTGTTAGCGTCTTCTCACACACCTGGTTTACAGTCATGAAAGATTGCAGAATATAGAATATAGACTCTATTCTGTAAAACCTTGTTAAGAGAAGCAAACATTGAAATAAATTGAACTACAAAGCTATAATGTGAAATACTTCACAAAGAAATCAagtctaaaaaatttaaattaggaGAGCATATGAAACCATGGAGAATTTGATAATTTGGAAAAGATAGAAATGAAGATATCAAAACCAGACCAAAATTAACTAATGATgcaaaaatttagataattatcTTTTGTTCAAAATGTATCACCTTCCATGCGTGCTCCTTGAGGAGCAGTGCAAGTGCGCGAGTGCTGATTGATTGTATGCCTTTGCACCAATAAATGAGCTGACAAAAGGTTCAATGTTTGAGGTAAAATATCGTTGGGTGGCATAAAAGTCATCATACTCATTGTCCTGCCTGCTTGGTTGTGCGTCAGAAAAGATGGACGCAGATCCAGCTGAAACAAGTTGTAATAGCTTTTGCGTCAATTTGATGAGTTGGACGTGAAAACTTGGGAATACATGAGTCGCGGACGCTCTACCAGAAACACACGTCATCAATGTTGATCTGTGCATAAAATTCAATTTGTAAAGCTAGACCTTACAGCCAacaaataattgaaattgactgggatataacaattttttataaataaaaattaacatattggACTGCGTTTCAACTTGCATTTTGATGGATGTTGATTTACTTAATTTGctaaataatgttgttatacaTAAATGAATGGAAATGATTGTTCTTAAAGTTTGCAATATTTGGTGTGATTTCTCTTATTAGTTATTACTGCATAGTTTCGGAAGTTAAGGTTCAAGTCTGATTGTAACCAAAAtacctttgttttgttttttttttttttcagtggaTGACTTCTTTGCTAATACAGAGCCCCCAGGTTCTCCGTCAGACGAGGAGAAATCTTAAGTGAAGTTGTAGCAAGTTATGTTTCAGATTAAAATGGTTAGGTTGGGTAAGATTAGGATTAATAAATGTGTCGTCCAGATTGCTCGGCGTACGAGCCGACAAATGTAGCTAGCCTGATGTATAAAATCAGGGCGAAGATGGAAAACGTCAATTGTTAGCTGAAGTAGTAATcttgagttttatttttcagagaAAGTGCTATTTGGAAATGTTAGGTGGTATGGTAAGAATGTGTAATTGATGCATTTGGATATATATTGGTTGGTTCACATTACACT encodes the following:
- the LOC114400697 gene encoding uncharacterized protein LOC114400697 is translated as MKNSQSTQELQSPAQASRESQSEQPKNHTTDAPVTDSVSASASSNDSKKISRQDIDLVQNLIERCLQLYMNKDEVVKTLFARAKIDPGFTTLVWQKLEEENTDFFRAYYIRLKLKRQILLFNHLLEHQYHMMKYPLPTKIPLAPIQNGVHPMPVNNLPMGYPVLQKSSIPAAGQPHLDSMGSGISSCHVVNGVLASSNSHPIRISGNGMVMDHSAPVIPPNSAMSSLSEMPVSPTSVASNGHFPFTPSEISGMGTDTSILDTAFTSDVASSVGLQLAPDNGTGISRSLDQIQWNFSLSDLTADLSNLGDLGALGNYPGSPFMQSDSDILLESSDQKDIVDDFFANTEPPGSPSDEEKS